A DNA window from Stenotrophomonas sp. 57 contains the following coding sequences:
- the hemB gene encoding porphobilinogen synthase, with translation MSHPLYRPRRMRHDEFSRRLMRENTLTTDDLIYPVFVHEQAGRTAVPSMPGVERLSIEELLKVAEEALELGIPVIDLFPVIDPSLKSLDASAAWAEDGLAQRAIRALKSRFPELGVMTDVALDPYTTHGQDGIIDDKGYVLNDITVEALVKQSVSHAEAGADIVSPSDMMDGRIGAIRRALDADHHLNVRIMAYSAKYASAFYGPFRDAVGSAASLGKADKKTYQMDPANGDEALREIALDLEEGADMVMVKPGMPYLDLVRRVKETFGVPTFAYQVSGEYAMMKAAFANGWLDERACVMESLLGFKRAGADGVLTYFAPQVARWLRER, from the coding sequence ATGTCCCATCCGCTGTACCGCCCCCGCCGCATGCGCCACGACGAGTTTTCGCGCCGCCTGATGCGCGAGAACACGCTGACCACCGACGACCTGATCTACCCGGTGTTCGTGCACGAACAGGCCGGCCGCACCGCGGTGCCGTCGATGCCGGGCGTGGAGCGGCTGTCGATCGAAGAGCTGCTGAAGGTGGCCGAAGAGGCGCTGGAACTGGGCATTCCGGTGATCGACCTGTTCCCGGTGATCGACCCGTCGCTGAAGTCGCTGGACGCATCGGCGGCGTGGGCCGAGGACGGCCTGGCACAGCGCGCGATCCGCGCGCTGAAGTCGCGCTTCCCGGAACTGGGGGTGATGACCGACGTGGCGCTGGACCCGTACACCACCCACGGCCAGGACGGCATCATCGACGACAAGGGCTACGTGCTGAACGACATCACGGTCGAAGCGCTGGTCAAGCAGTCGGTGTCGCACGCCGAGGCCGGCGCGGACATCGTCTCGCCGTCGGACATGATGGACGGCCGCATCGGTGCGATCCGCCGCGCGCTGGATGCCGACCACCACCTCAACGTGCGCATCATGGCCTACTCGGCCAAGTACGCCTCGGCCTTCTACGGCCCGTTCCGTGATGCAGTGGGCAGTGCCGCCAGCCTCGGCAAGGCCGACAAGAAGACCTACCAGATGGATCCGGCCAACGGCGACGAGGCCCTGCGCGAGATCGCGCTGGACCTGGAAGAAGGCGCCGACATGGTGATGGTCAAGCCGGGCATGCCCTACCTGGACCTGGTGCGCCGGGTGAAGGAGACCTTCGGCGTGCCGACCTTCGCCTACCAGGTGAGTGGCGAGTACGCGATGATGAAGGCCGCCTTCGCCAATGGCTGGCTGGACGAGCGCGCCTGCGTGATGGAGTCGCTGCTGGGCTTCAAGCGCGCCGGCGCCGATGGCGTGCTGACCTATTTCGCGCCGCAGGTGGCGCGTTGGCTGCGCGAGCGCTGA
- a CDS encoding bestrophin family protein produces MIIRPRPHGWQLLYILRGSIVKAIAPKVLAILILSIAVAAVVELAPPTGIERVSVTPFTLLGLVLSIFLSFRNSACYDRWWEGRKLWGQLVYESRSLARQVNLLLADDAGRRRRIAYLTTAFAHALAARLRGRIVALAALPWLDKRQREQLGQRENVPDALLAMIAAELAQALRSGELEPILYAQLEERLHAMSSIQAGCERILSTPLPFAYTLLLHRCAWMFCVLLPFGLASSLGWGTPVLSAVLAYAFFGLDQLGEEMEDPFGLEPNDLPLDALVRTIEIDQLDALGERPLPEPLLPQGYLLQ; encoded by the coding sequence ATGATCATCCGACCCCGTCCCCACGGCTGGCAACTGCTGTACATCCTGCGCGGCTCGATCGTCAAAGCGATCGCGCCGAAGGTGCTGGCCATCCTGATCCTGTCCATCGCCGTGGCTGCGGTGGTGGAACTGGCGCCACCGACCGGCATCGAACGCGTCTCGGTCACGCCGTTCACCCTGCTGGGCCTGGTGCTGTCGATCTTCCTCAGCTTCCGCAACAGCGCCTGCTACGACCGCTGGTGGGAAGGCCGCAAGCTGTGGGGCCAGCTGGTCTACGAATCGCGTTCCCTGGCGCGCCAGGTGAACCTGCTGCTGGCCGATGACGCCGGCCGCCGCCGCCGCATCGCCTACCTCACCACTGCCTTCGCCCATGCGCTGGCTGCGCGCCTGCGTGGCCGCATCGTGGCCCTGGCGGCACTGCCGTGGCTGGACAAGCGCCAACGCGAGCAGCTGGGCCAGCGCGAGAACGTGCCCGATGCACTCCTGGCGATGATCGCGGCCGAACTGGCGCAGGCGCTGCGTAGCGGCGAGCTGGAGCCGATCCTCTATGCCCAGCTTGAAGAGCGCCTGCACGCGATGTCGTCGATCCAGGCCGGCTGCGAGCGCATCCTCAGTACGCCGTTGCCCTTCGCCTACACCCTGCTGCTGCACCGCTGCGCGTGGATGTTCTGCGTGCTGCTGCCGTTCGGCCTGGCCAGTTCGCTGGGCTGGGGCACGCCGGTGCTGTCGGCGGTGCTGGCCTACGCCTTCTTCGGCCTGGACCAGCTGGGTGAAGAAATGGAAGACCCGTTCGGCCTGGAGCCGAACGACCTGCCGCTGGACGCGCTGGTGCGCACGATCGAGATCGACCAGCTCGACGCGCTCGGCGAACGCCCCCTGCCCGAACCCCTGCTGCCGCAGGGCTACCTGTTGCAATAG
- a CDS encoding DUF885 domain-containing protein — protein MKPIALAVALALSAAPLLSAPPALAAPAAKAVTPASPAWVARSNALAQILLDAQGPFQPEETGFFGVPGYDDKVADLGPDNGKRYRAAMAKARDELKAKLATEKDPNVRQDLEIMIHAANQNIEGSELNEKYLLPWSDAPQTVFSGLNLLLSDQVPAERRAKAIDRLKAYAGLQPGGTAFTTLARQRYEERLKDSSLLQPTKIEVQQSLDNVETYITGIESLLKKYQIAGADEAMKTLAGQMKDYAAWTRTTVLPKARADARLPAPLYAYQLKQVGIDIDPKLLMQRAQLEFMETRSAMQQLAPLVVKDKGLKVADPSDPVAVIRALKADKIADDQLEGHYRKVIDAIDPLIREHAIVDVPKRAMQMRLGSAAESAASPAPHFLPAPLVNNTGQQGTFVLPLGNPAAGPGAQYDDFNFGAAAWTLSAHEGRPGHELQFTAMVERGVSLARTMFAFNSVNVEGWALYAEAEMVPYEPLDGQMIALQFRLLRAARAMLDPMLNLGLTDRANGERVLMEQVGLSKAMATQELDRYMVRMPGQAGSYFYGYTRILELRMQTELALGAKFDRLAFNNFLLDQGLLPPDQLADAVNKVFVPKYK, from the coding sequence ATGAAGCCGATTGCGTTGGCCGTTGCCCTGGCGCTGAGCGCCGCCCCGCTGCTGTCCGCACCGCCGGCGCTGGCCGCACCCGCCGCCAAGGCCGTCACCCCGGCCAGCCCGGCCTGGGTCGCCCGCAGCAATGCGCTGGCGCAGATCCTGCTCGATGCCCAGGGCCCGTTCCAGCCGGAAGAAACCGGCTTCTTCGGCGTGCCCGGCTACGACGACAAGGTGGCCGATCTCGGCCCGGACAACGGCAAGCGCTACCGCGCGGCGATGGCCAAGGCCCGCGACGAACTGAAGGCGAAGCTGGCGACCGAGAAGGATCCCAACGTCCGCCAGGACCTGGAGATCATGATCCACGCCGCCAACCAGAACATTGAAGGCAGCGAGCTCAACGAGAAGTACCTGCTGCCGTGGAGCGACGCGCCGCAGACCGTATTCAGTGGCCTGAACCTGCTGCTATCCGACCAGGTGCCGGCCGAGCGCCGCGCCAAGGCGATCGATCGCCTCAAGGCCTATGCCGGCCTGCAGCCGGGCGGCACCGCCTTCACCACGCTGGCCCGCCAGCGCTACGAAGAGCGGCTCAAGGACAGCAGCCTGCTGCAGCCGACGAAGATCGAAGTGCAGCAGTCGCTGGACAACGTCGAGACCTACATCACCGGCATCGAGTCGCTGCTGAAGAAGTACCAGATCGCCGGCGCCGATGAGGCGATGAAGACGCTGGCCGGGCAGATGAAGGACTACGCCGCCTGGACGCGCACGACCGTGCTGCCGAAGGCACGTGCCGATGCACGCCTTCCGGCGCCGCTGTACGCCTACCAGCTCAAGCAGGTCGGTATCGACATCGACCCGAAGCTGCTGATGCAGCGCGCGCAGCTGGAGTTCATGGAAACCCGCTCGGCGATGCAACAGCTGGCGCCGCTGGTGGTGAAGGACAAGGGCCTGAAGGTGGCCGACCCGAGCGACCCGGTGGCGGTGATCCGCGCGCTGAAGGCCGACAAGATCGCCGACGACCAGCTGGAAGGCCACTACCGCAAGGTGATCGATGCGATCGATCCGCTGATCCGCGAGCACGCCATCGTCGACGTGCCCAAGCGCGCCATGCAGATGCGCCTGGGCTCGGCGGCCGAGAGCGCGGCCAGCCCGGCCCCGCACTTCCTGCCGGCGCCGCTGGTCAACAACACCGGGCAGCAGGGCACCTTCGTGCTGCCGCTGGGCAACCCGGCCGCCGGCCCGGGCGCGCAGTACGACGATTTCAACTTCGGCGCGGCGGCGTGGACGCTGAGCGCGCATGAAGGCCGCCCCGGCCACGAGCTGCAGTTCACCGCCATGGTCGAGCGCGGCGTGTCGCTGGCGCGCACCATGTTCGCGTTCAATTCGGTGAACGTGGAAGGCTGGGCGCTGTATGCCGAAGCCGAGATGGTGCCGTACGAGCCGCTGGACGGGCAGATGATCGCGCTGCAGTTCCGCCTGCTGCGAGCCGCGCGCGCCATGCTCGACCCGATGCTCAACCTCGGCCTGACCGACCGTGCCAACGGCGAGCGCGTGCTGATGGAGCAGGTCGGCCTGTCCAAGGCGATGGCCACCCAGGAGCTGGACCGCTACATGGTGCGCATGCCGGGTCAGGCGGGCAGCTACTTCTACGGCTACACCCGTATCCTGGAACTGCGCATGCAGACCGAGCTGGCGCTGGGCGCGAAGTTCGACCGCCTGGCGTTCAACAACTTCCTGCTCGACCAGGGCCTGCTGCCGCCGGACCAGCTGGCCGACGCGGTGAACAAGGTGTTCGTGCCGAAGTACAAGTGA